The DNA sequence CGCCCCGGTATCGACAAGGTCGTCCTGACGGCTCCGGGCAAGGGCGACGTCCCGAACATCGTGCACGGGGTCAACCACGACACGATCAAGCCGGACGAGCAGATCCTGTCCTGCGCCTCCTGCACCACCAACGCGATCGTCCCGCCGCTGAAGGCGATGGCGGACGAGTACGGCGTTCTGCGCGGCCACGTGGAGACCGTCCACTCGTTCACCAACGACCAGAACCTGCTGGACAACTACCACAGCGCCGACCGCCGCGGCCGCTCCGCGCCGCTCAACATGGTCATGACGGAGACCGGCGCCGCCTCGGCCGTCGCCAAGGCGCTGCCCGACCTCAAGGCCCCGATCAGCGGCAGCTCGATCCGCGTCCCCGTCCCGGACGTCTCGATCGCGATCCTCAGCCTGCGCCTCGGCCGCGAGACCACCCGCGAAGAGGTGCTCGACTACCTCCGCGAGGTGTCGCTGACCTCTCCGCTGAAGCGCCAGATCGACTTCACCACGGCGCCCGACGCGGTCTCCAGCGACTTCATCGGCTCGCGTCACGCCTCGATCGTCGACGCGGGCGCCACGAAGGTCGACGGGGACAACGCGATCCTCTACCTCTGGTACGACAACGAGTTCGGCTACTCCTGCCAGGTCGTCCGGGTCGTCCAGTACGTCTCCGGGGTCGAGTACCCGACCTACCCGGCGCCGGCGGTCTGATCCCCCAGGCCCCGTAGGACCGGATGCACCGCACGCCCCCCGAGTGACCCCAGGTCACTCGGGGGGCGTCCGTGCGTCCTGGCCCGGGGCCGCGGCGGCGCGGGCCGCCGCGAGCTGGGTGCGCGAGCGGACGCCGAGCTTGCGGTAGACGCGGCTCAGCATGCCCTCGACGGTCTTGACCGAGATGAACATGTGCTGGGCAGCCTGCTGGTTGGTGGCTCCCTGGCAGATGAGGTCCGCCAGGCGCGACTCGGACTCGGTCAGCCTGCCCGCGCCCGGGGCCGGACCCGGGGCCGGACCCGATCCGCCCGCCCGGTCGAGCAGCTCCCGGGTGAGTTCCTGCCAGGGGCGGGCGCCGGTGTCGTCGAAGACGGCCCGGGCCGCCTCCCAGGCCACGCGGGCGGCCGCCTGGCGTCTGCGGGCCCGTTCGACCCGGCCCAGGGCGAGGAGCGTACGGGCCTGCTCCAGGGGCAGCCCCAGCCGTTCGAAGGCGGCCGCCGTGCGGTGGAGCAGGCCGCTCGCCTCCTCCACGGCGCCGCCGCGGGCCAGCAGGATCCCGTGCGCGCGGTCCAGCGCCGCCCCCGGTCCCGAATCGGCTCCGGCCGGGCCCGCGACCGGGCGTGCCCGCTCCAGCAGCTCGCGGGCCCGGTCGAGCCGGCCCGCGCAGGTGAAGGCCTCCACCGCGTCCGGCTGCCAGCGGAACATGCCGGGGTCGGCCGAGGGGACGTGCCGCTCGGCCTCGGCGACGGCCGTGAGGGAAGCCACGGCGTCGGCCACGTCCCCGGTGTGCAGCTGGACCGCGCCCATGACCCAGAGGTTGCGCGACACGTACAGCCCGTCGCCCTCCTCCTGCGAGGCGCGGGCCCCGCAGGACGCGGTGCGCAGGGCGGCCGCGAAGGATCCGGCGGCGCTCTGCGTCAGCGCCGCGGTGTACCAGGCGGGGCCCATGGACAGTCCCGCCCCGGTGGACAGCCGTACGGCCTGATCGGCCCACGCGAGCGCGGGGGCGCACGCGCCGAGGCGGGTGTCGACCTCGGCGAGGCTGCGCCAGATGTCGACCAGGTCCTCGGCGTCGCCCTCGTGCTCGGCGAGCCCGAGCAGTTCCACGAGTCGCTCGCGCGCTTCGGCCAGCCGGTCGTCGAAGACGGCGTGCCGAGCGGCGAGGTACTGGGCGCTGTTGCGGATGCCGGAGTGCTGGGCCGGGATCCCCAGGGCGAGCGCCTCGGCGAGGGTGCCCGGCGCGTCGGCGGTGCCGAGGACGCGTTCCATCCGGGCGCGCATGGTCAGGGCGGCCGCCTGCAGGGGGCGGTGGCCGCCGGCGGCGGCGAGTTCGGCGGCCCGGCCGGCCGCACGCAGGGCCCGCTCGGGGGCCGAGTGCGCGACGTTGGCGGCGATGGCCGCCCGGAGCTCCACGGCGGCGAGGAGGTCGGGGTGGCCGGCCGCCAGTTCCCGGCAGCGGGCGAGCAGCGGCTCGAGGTCGGAGATGGCCTGGCCGTGGGCGTCGACGACGGCCAGCAGGGCGGTGACCTGGTCGGTGGGTTCGGCCCTGCTCGCGGTCAGGGCGTCGGCCGCCTGCCGGGCGATGTCGACGGAGCCGGCGCAGGCCGCCTCCTGGGCGGCGTACGAGAGCCTGCGGATGCGTACGGCGGACCGGGCCGGCGGGGTGATCTCGGCGGCCAGGAGGAACAGGTCGGCGGCCAGGGCCCGTTCGCCGGCCTCGCGGGCGGTGGCCGCCGCGGTCTCGGTGTCCTCGGCCAGCCCCTGGTCGGGCAGGTCCGCGGCCAGGGCCCGGTGGCGCACCTCGTGCACGGGGTCTCCGACGGCCCGCGCGAGCGTCAGGTGGGCCGCCGCCCGCAGGGGCCTGGCCCCGGAGCGGGCGGCGGCCCGGGCCAGGGCCGCCGCCGCGAAGTGGACGGCGCTCGCCGCGTCCACGCTCAGTACCCCGGCGGCTTGGGCCTGGGCCAGATGTTCCTCGGCGTCGGAGCGGCCCGCCCTCAGGAGCAGCGGCAGCGAGGGCCGGCTCGTCAGGGCGGCGAGCATCAGGGTGTGCCGGGCGGGTTCCCCCAGCGTGGCGTGCAGCCAGGCACCGGCCGCGTCGACCGTCTGCTCGGCCATGGCGGGCCGGTACCGCTGCGACGCGGGCAGCCGCGCAAGTGCCGTACAGGACACGGAGGTCAGCAGGGGGTGGCCGCCGCAGTGGCTCTGCAGCGGGCCCGCCCAGCGGGTGGGCAGG is a window from the Streptomyces sp. NBC_01244 genome containing:
- a CDS encoding helix-turn-helix transcriptional regulator, producing the protein MTADSSSGNRPNSSNPAHPDSAPPAGARRAVPGAAAHAAGVLERDGRVALAGPWGAGKTTVLEDVLRTLPSGSGSGSGSGSGRTVLRVTTVEEDREHVFGALAQMLSRCGADQLAVLSGRQNEVIDRILHRGADEPLAASEQLPARLAVTALLAPGRWILAVDGAQWLDPASADVLGYALRTLAAPGLTAIVTERVHGRAQCAARLLGGHPAQVDVDPLDAEETATLLDAHGLPTRWAGPLQSHCGGHPLLTSVSCTALARLPASQRYRPAMAEQTVDAAGAWLHATLGEPARHTLMLAALTSRPSLPLLLRAGRSDAEEHLAQAQAAGVLSVDAASAVHFAAAALARAAARSGARPLRAAAHLTLARAVGDPVHEVRHRALAADLPDQGLAEDTETAAATAREAGERALAADLFLLAAEITPPARSAVRIRRLSYAAQEAACAGSVDIARQAADALTASRAEPTDQVTALLAVVDAHGQAISDLEPLLARCRELAAGHPDLLAAVELRAAIAANVAHSAPERALRAAGRAAELAAAGGHRPLQAAALTMRARMERVLGTADAPGTLAEALALGIPAQHSGIRNSAQYLAARHAVFDDRLAEARERLVELLGLAEHEGDAEDLVDIWRSLAEVDTRLGACAPALAWADQAVRLSTGAGLSMGPAWYTAALTQSAAGSFAAALRTASCGARASQEEGDGLYVSRNLWVMGAVQLHTGDVADAVASLTAVAEAERHVPSADPGMFRWQPDAVEAFTCAGRLDRARELLERARPVAGPAGADSGPGAALDRAHGILLARGGAVEEASGLLHRTAAAFERLGLPLEQARTLLALGRVERARRRQAAARVAWEAARAVFDDTGARPWQELTRELLDRAGGSGPAPGPAPGAGRLTESESRLADLICQGATNQQAAQHMFISVKTVEGMLSRVYRKLGVRSRTQLAAARAAAAPGQDARTPPE